A window from bacterium encodes these proteins:
- a CDS encoding BatD family protein, whose translation MVIFFLQMKTYFFFLIISFCFTKALVGQDVRCEATVDRTTIEAGETFTLSIEVSGNDVDVRGIPELPALKGIELLYPNPGESTSIQIINGRKSESKSFQFFLRASQTGRWTIPPVSVNNAGKEYHTQAITIEVVGKNSSGSAGSVSGREADVFFAAVAAKKEAYVGEQVMVEFRIYSRVPVTQYSPTKVPNFPGFWAEEFQLKEPIQAERVTINGKTYSSYTIKRMAVFPTHSGDLNIEPAEIECELRIPRKNKGNLFDDFFTPFNDPFGEVVTKKFSSDTIRIHVNDLPIDGKPSDFSGLVGTFDVKTTIDKTQLKTGEAVLYRVEIYGIGNIKSVNAPENPFNEEFEKYPVKSSDEILKNGNIVSGKKFFEFVAIPRTSRTYEIPEYTISYFNPETKKYEFKSAQGHTLVIEQGRGMTAAGNLSKEEVALIAKDIRFIKTSPENLTATYGPIYTRWWYILLLLGPLGLTLVAFVYQRYQAQQNSDAVKLKYRKASPMAKKRLNQAEKLLKARQLETFYAEVAKTLTGLIADKLGISEAGIMTDTLVTMLREKKIDGQLIDDYVACLQLCDQARFSFDRNVPEKVESVYERIRDAIFNMDKAL comes from the coding sequence ATGGTTATTTTTTTTCTACAGATGAAAACGTATTTCTTTTTTCTCATCATCAGCTTTTGTTTTACGAAGGCGTTGGTCGGTCAGGATGTCCGTTGCGAAGCGACCGTTGATCGGACCACCATCGAAGCCGGTGAGACGTTTACGCTCTCGATCGAAGTGAGCGGCAATGACGTAGATGTACGCGGCATCCCGGAATTGCCTGCATTGAAAGGTATAGAACTGCTCTATCCTAATCCCGGTGAATCGACTTCCATTCAAATCATCAATGGTCGAAAAAGTGAAAGTAAAAGCTTCCAGTTTTTCTTGCGTGCTTCCCAAACCGGCCGCTGGACAATACCACCGGTCAGCGTTAACAATGCCGGTAAAGAATATCATACGCAAGCCATAACCATCGAAGTTGTGGGAAAAAACAGCTCGGGAAGTGCGGGTTCGGTTTCCGGACGTGAAGCGGATGTTTTTTTTGCAGCCGTGGCCGCCAAAAAAGAAGCCTATGTTGGCGAACAAGTTATGGTCGAATTCCGAATCTATTCCCGAGTTCCTGTGACGCAATATTCGCCGACCAAAGTTCCGAATTTCCCAGGATTCTGGGCCGAAGAATTTCAGCTGAAAGAACCGATTCAGGCTGAACGAGTAACCATCAACGGTAAAACATATTCGAGTTATACCATCAAACGTATGGCGGTTTTTCCGACGCATTCCGGCGATCTCAATATTGAACCGGCTGAGATCGAGTGCGAATTGCGCATTCCCCGTAAAAATAAGGGCAACCTCTTCGATGATTTTTTTACGCCTTTCAATGATCCGTTTGGAGAAGTGGTTACTAAAAAATTTTCAAGCGATACTATCAGGATACACGTTAATGATTTGCCAATCGATGGAAAACCTTCCGATTTTTCAGGTTTAGTAGGCACTTTTGATGTGAAAACTACTATCGATAAAACTCAATTGAAAACCGGTGAAGCCGTCTTGTATCGTGTTGAAATTTACGGTATTGGCAATATTAAATCGGTGAACGCACCGGAAAATCCGTTTAACGAAGAATTTGAGAAATACCCGGTTAAAAGTTCTGACGAAATTTTAAAAAACGGCAACATTGTCAGCGGTAAGAAATTTTTTGAATTTGTTGCGATTCCACGAACGAGCCGGACGTATGAGATTCCGGAGTATACGATCAGTTATTTTAATCCAGAGACTAAGAAATATGAATTCAAATCGGCTCAAGGCCATACGTTGGTGATTGAACAAGGCCGTGGAATGACGGCTGCCGGAAATTTGTCCAAAGAAGAAGTAGCGTTGATCGCTAAAGACATCCGGTTTATCAAAACGAGCCCGGAAAATTTAACAGCCACTTATGGGCCGATTTACACTCGTTGGTGGTATATTCTTTTATTGTTGGGGCCGCTGGGATTGACACTCGTGGCATTTGTTTATCAACGCTATCAGGCACAGCAAAACTCGGACGCGGTAAAATTAAAATACCGTAAAGCCAGTCCGATGGCTAAGAAACGTTTGAATCAAGCAGAAAAATTATTAAAAGCGCGTCAATTGGAGACTTTTTATGCCGAGGTGGCCAAGACGTTGACCGGCTTGATTGCTGACAAGTTGGGAATTTCTGAAGCCGGAATAATGACCGATACACTCGTTACGATGTTGCGTGAGAAAAAAATCGATGGACAACTCATCGACGATTATGTAGCGTGCTTGCAGCTCTGTGATCAGGCCCGGTTTTCTTTCGATCGAAATGTTCCCGAAAAAGTCGAATCAGTATATGAACGCATTCGGGATGCGATTTTTAACATGGATAAGGCGCTGTAA
- a CDS encoding tetratricopeptide repeat protein produces MIRIFGWLLLAASAVAQVSEAPESIFERAGELYRNKHYAEAEAAYQQLLSQGNVLYEVYYNLANSCFKQKKYGYAVFFYEKALRLAPDDDDILFNLEITHAYLKDQIIVPPDFFLFHYYRRALYFFSINTLVVTTVILWNFLLLMLLIKMFFQHRPRYFNHSLYGIVSVFVILAYIFAARVYIDSTKEEAVILSGVCDIKSEPDPAASTVFILHEGTKVEIRSTSDDWIEIRLVDGKVGWVRRGDVGIL; encoded by the coding sequence ATGATTCGAATTTTTGGATGGTTATTATTGGCCGCATCTGCCGTCGCCCAGGTCAGCGAAGCACCTGAAAGTATTTTCGAGCGAGCCGGTGAATTGTATCGCAACAAACATTATGCGGAAGCGGAAGCAGCGTATCAACAATTATTATCTCAAGGCAACGTCTTGTATGAGGTGTATTATAATTTAGCGAACAGTTGCTTCAAGCAAAAAAAATACGGCTACGCTGTTTTTTTCTATGAAAAAGCATTGCGTTTGGCGCCAGACGATGACGATATTCTTTTCAATCTTGAAATAACTCACGCCTATCTCAAAGATCAAATCATTGTTCCTCCTGATTTTTTTCTTTTTCATTATTATCGCCGGGCGCTCTATTTTTTTTCCATCAACACGCTCGTAGTTACCACCGTAATTTTGTGGAATTTTTTATTGCTAATGTTACTCATTAAGATGTTTTTCCAACATCGGCCGCGTTATTTTAATCACTCTTTATACGGAATTGTCTCGGTATTCGTTATACTGGCTTATATTTTTGCTGCCCGCGTATATATCGACTCTACCAAAGAAGAAGCGGTCATACTGAGCGGTGTTTGCGATATTAAAAGCGAACCCGATCCGGCTGCTTCAACAGTTTTTATTTTACACGAAGGTACCAAAGTTGAAATACGTTCGACGTCGGATGATTGGATCGAGATTCGCCTTGTTGACGGCAAAGTCGGCTGGGTCCGGCGTGGAGATGTTGGAATATTATGA